Proteins found in one Anaerolineales bacterium genomic segment:
- a CDS encoding pirin family protein encodes MPQVLRSVEQIIEPQYVIEGAGVLLRRSFGPRPENLYDPFLLFDHFAFNDPLEGPILGFPTHPHRGIETVTYMLEGNVRHRDSLGNTGIIGPGDVQWMTSGRGIMHEEMPRRGPSGLITGFQLWVNLPAARKMSQPRYQEVSAESIPVVEAEGTRVRLVAGEYAGGRGPVTEIAAGPLYMDVAVEPKGEFDVTIPAGHQAIAYVFEGEGVFGLDAAGEGDPVAAVNLVVLGDGDLLRVRTGASSAVRFMLMAGAPFGEPVAPYGPFVMNTQEEIQQALADLRNGTFVQN; translated from the coding sequence ATGCCTCAAGTTCTTCGCAGTGTGGAACAGATCATCGAGCCGCAGTACGTGATCGAGGGCGCCGGCGTGCTGCTGCGCCGGTCCTTCGGCCCAAGACCCGAGAACCTGTACGACCCCTTTCTGCTCTTCGACCACTTCGCCTTCAACGACCCGCTCGAAGGGCCGATCCTCGGCTTTCCGACGCATCCGCACCGCGGGATCGAGACCGTGACGTACATGCTGGAAGGCAATGTCCGCCACCGCGATAGCCTGGGGAATACGGGCATCATCGGGCCCGGGGATGTGCAGTGGATGACCAGCGGGCGGGGCATCATGCACGAGGAGATGCCGCGCCGCGGACCGAGCGGGCTGATCACCGGATTTCAACTGTGGGTCAACCTACCCGCAGCCCGCAAGATGAGCCAGCCGCGCTACCAGGAAGTGAGCGCCGAGAGCATTCCTGTGGTTGAGGCCGAAGGGACAAGGGTACGCCTGGTTGCGGGCGAGTACGCCGGCGGCAGGGGTCCGGTCACCGAGATCGCCGCCGGGCCGCTGTACATGGACGTTGCCGTCGAACCCAAGGGCGAGTTCGATGTGACGATTCCCGCTGGGCATCAGGCGATCGCCTACGTCTTCGAGGGCGAGGGCGTGTTCGGCCTCGACGCAGCCGGCGAAGGCGACCCGGTGGCGGCCGTAAACCTGGTGGTGTTGGGGGATGGCGACTTGCTGCGCGTCCGTACCGGCGCCTCGTCCGCTGTGCGGTTTATGCTGATGGCCGGAGCTCCTTTCGGGGAACCCGTCGCCCCCTACGGACCCTTTGTGATGAACACGCAGGAAGAGATCCAGCAGGCGCTGGCCGATCTGCGCAACGGAACCTTCGTGCAAAACTGA
- a CDS encoding phosphotransferase, producing MVSEPTVDLNAVLAHYDLGELEAQSRDQRGTVNTSFAIELVKDGRRSKYFLRRYRHGIGVEEILFEHTLIEHVSRQGTCPIAQVQRTRHGSTFLELPGGDASQPLAYFAIFDFLPGEDRYTWVGPQCTPGELHNAGDLLARFHAAVRSLQPAGRRAEPSIIELLPVISDKWAGAPGLSKGTEFDDCVADHFSEVQASIVETLSALRDPGIGSFPELIIHSDYHPGNLKFEGEEISGLVDFDWAKVDLRAFDVGLAAWYFCASWEQASDGALRLRDLGTFVSAYQARLSASRELTALGADELQLLPDLIQAGNVYILYWTLRDYFCKQVNPAEYLVYLKHNLHSSRWLQSADNRRQVQALLAELPAG from the coding sequence ATGGTAAGCGAACCGACCGTCGATCTGAACGCCGTCCTGGCGCATTACGATCTGGGGGAACTGGAAGCGCAGTCCCGCGACCAACGCGGGACGGTGAATACCTCCTTCGCCATCGAGTTGGTGAAGGATGGCCGGCGCAGCAAGTATTTCCTGCGCAGGTACCGGCACGGCATCGGCGTAGAGGAGATCCTTTTCGAGCACACGCTGATCGAGCATGTCTCCCGCCAGGGTACCTGTCCGATCGCGCAGGTCCAACGGACGCGCCACGGCAGCACCTTCCTCGAGCTTCCGGGCGGCGACGCCTCGCAGCCGCTGGCCTACTTCGCGATCTTCGATTTCCTGCCCGGAGAGGACCGCTACACCTGGGTAGGGCCGCAGTGCACCCCGGGCGAGCTCCACAACGCCGGCGACCTGCTGGCACGCTTCCACGCCGCGGTACGCAGCCTGCAGCCGGCGGGACGGCGCGCCGAACCCAGTATCATCGAACTGCTTCCGGTGATTTCGGACAAGTGGGCGGGAGCGCCCGGTCTATCGAAAGGGACGGAGTTCGATGATTGCGTTGCGGATCACTTCAGTGAGGTCCAGGCAAGCATCGTCGAGACTTTGAGCGCGCTGCGCGATCCAGGGATCGGTAGTTTTCCCGAGCTCATCATTCACTCCGACTACCACCCCGGGAACTTGAAGTTCGAGGGCGAGGAGATCAGCGGGCTGGTGGACTTCGATTGGGCGAAGGTCGACTTGCGGGCCTTCGACGTCGGCCTGGCGGCGTGGTACTTCTGCGCTTCATGGGAGCAGGCGAGCGATGGGGCGCTACGATTGCGCGACCTGGGAACCTTTGTCTCAGCCTATCAGGCACGCCTGAGCGCATCCCGGGAGCTGACCGCGCTTGGGGCAGATGAGCTGCAGCTGCTGCCGGATCTGATCCAAGCCGGCAATGTGTACATCCTGTACTGGACGCTGCGCGATTATTTCTGCAAGCAAGTCAATCCCGCCGAGTATCTCGTCTACCTGAAACACAACCTGCATTCCTCCCGCTGGCTGCAGTCGGCGGACAACCGGCGCCAGGTGCAGGCTTTGCTGGCGGAGCTTCCCGCCGGCTAG